AAGCACCTGCAGCTTTTCGAGGCTTTCGGTGCCCAGGCGCCGCAGTACGGGCACATCCCGCTGATCATGAATCCGAACGGGTCCAAAATGTCGAAGCGCGATGTGGGAGCGGCAGTGGCCGACTATCCACGCCAAGGCTTCCTGCCGCTGGCGGTGGTGAATTTCATCGCACTGCTGGGCTGGTCGTCGAAGTCGGATGAGGAGATTTTCACCTTGGAGGAACTGGTGGAGCGTTTCTCGCTAGAGGCGGTGAACCGTGCGCCGGCGCGCTTCGACGCGGAGAAGTGCGCGTGGGTCAACCAACAGCACCTGCTGAAGCTGGATGGCCCCGCCTTCGCGGAAGCAGCGAAGCCCTTCGTGGAGCAAGCCGGACTGCCGGTAAATGGGAACTACCCGGCAATCGCCGCGGTGGTGCGAGAAAAGGTGCGCCTCCTTTCCGAAGTGCCGGATGCGATCGGCTTCCTGCTTCAGGATGATTTCGGCTATGATGCGGATGCCCTCGAGAAGGTTCGTGGCAATGCCGCGGCGAAGGACCTGCTCAGTGCCTTGGCCACGGATTTCGAGAGCCTCTCCGAGTGGTCGGCCGATGCGGCGAAGCAGCAGATCGGGGAGACGGCCAAGGCTGCCGGAGCCAAGCCCGGTCAGCTGATGTTCCCGGTGCGGGTGGCTCTGAGCGGCAAGGCCGGAGGGCCCGATCTGGGCGACATCCTCGGACTTCTCGGGAAGGAACGGAGTGTGGCACGACT
This portion of the Luteolibacter luteus genome encodes:
- a CDS encoding glutamate--tRNA ligase, whose amino-acid sequence is MSVRTRFAPSPTGYLHVGGARTALFNYLFARKHDGTFVLRVEDTDEARNTQAARDAIFSGMSWLGLDWDEGEGKGGDYGPYNQSERKENYDRWFEVLREKGRVYEDGGAWRFRFERKPVTMNDLVCGEVTIDYRDESNTPDMVIRRSDGSYVFHFVNVVDDLEMKISHVIRGEDHLMNTPKHLQLFEAFGAQAPQYGHIPLIMNPNGSKMSKRDVGAAVADYPRQGFLPLAVVNFIALLGWSSKSDEEIFTLEELVERFSLEAVNRAPARFDAEKCAWVNQQHLLKLDGPAFAEAAKPFVEQAGLPVNGNYPAIAAVVREKVRLLSEVPDAIGFLLQDDFGYDADALEKVRGNAAAKDLLSALATDFESLSEWSADAAKQQIGETAKAAGAKPGQLMFPVRVALSGKAGGPDLGDILGLLGKERSVARLRRCVAELG